ATGCCTATTCCTGTTTCCTGGAATCTAAAAGTTTTAAAGTCGAACTGCTTGTAAATGGTCCATCCTAAAACGATTGCTACAATTACCAGTGGAAAAGGTTGTCCTTTTTTGTTGCTCATTAGGTCAAAGGTTTAGTTATCATATATGCTATAGTCTTAACCAGCGTAGTAGGCCAGACAAATGTATAATTTTTACACTTAAAATTTTATCAAAATAATTTATTGTCAGCGTTTGGGTTGATACTGGCTTTTACGCTGTAGTCTGCTGTTTCGAGTGTAACACCTTTGCATGTACGGTATTGAAAAACTGGGGTGTCGATCCCGGGAGGGTGCCGATAGACATTCAATCAAATTGTATTAAATTTAGCTGACCAATTAACCCGTTATGAAAAACATTTTATTGACCGGCATTTGTATAGTCTTGAGTCAGGCTTTAACAGCACAGGTTTCTCCGTCGTCTTTCAAAAACAATCAGACTGCATATGTTGATATCAACCTGGAACAAACAGTAGGCCCTATGAAGCCTGTATGGGCCTGGTTCGGCTATGATGAACCGAATTATACCTACATGAAGGACGGAAAGAAGTTGCTTTCCGAAATAGCTAAACTCAGTCCTGTTCCCGTATATGTGAGAACACACAGTCTGTTGGTAACGGGAGATGGTATTGCCGCACTAAAATGGGGCTCGACAAATGTGTATACCGAAGATGGTGATGGTAAGCCGGTTTATAACTGGACTATCATGGACAGTATTTTTGATAGCTATATCAGTCGTGGCATGAAACCATTGGCACAAATAGGTTTTATGCCGCAGGCATTATCTACGCATCCCGAACCTTACCGTCATTATTGGAAGCCAGGTGATCCCTATACGGATATCATTACCGGCTGGGCCTATCCTCCCAAAGATTACGATAAATGGCGGGAGCTGGTGTATCAGTGGGCAAAGCACGCTATTGAACGTTATGGAAAAGAGGAAGTGGCAAGCTGGTACTGGGAAGTTTGGAATGAGCCGAACGGACACTATTGGAAAGGGAGTCAGGAAGAATTTTTTAAGTTGTACGACTATGCTGCTGATGGCTTGAAAAAGGCGTTGCCGACAGCCAGAATAGGAGGGATCAATATTGCTGGAACAAGTGGCAGAACGGCTACGGAGTGGACAACTAAATTTATTGAACATTGCATTTCCGGTACCAACTACGCTACCGGCGAAACAGGTTCACCCTTGGAAGCGGTGCTGTTTCACGCGAAGGGAAGCCCACGACTGATAAAAGGTACAGTGAGAATGAACATGGCTCCGCAACTTCGGGATATTGCTGCCGGATTTCGTATAGCGGCTTCATATCCGCAAACCCGTCATCTACCGCTGATCATCGGAGAGTCGGATCCGGAAGGTTGTGCTGCCTGCGGAATGGCCACTAATCCGGAGAATGCCTACCGTAATGGCACCCTCTACTCCAGTTATACTGCTGCTTCCTTTGCGCGGAAATATCTCCTGGCAGATCAGTATGCTATTAATTTCCTTGGCGCAGTATCCTGGTCATTTGAATTTGAAAACCAACCGTGGTTCTATGGTTTCAGAGACCTTGCTACGAATGGGGTAGATAAACCGGTGCTGAATGTATTCAGGATGTTTGGTATGATGTCCGGCGAAAGAGTAGCGGTGTCCGCGAATCGGATGTACCCGCTGCAAACAGTGCTGGATTCCAGTATCAGAGGTGAGCAGACTGAAATCGGGGCACTTGCTGCCAAAGCCCCCGGGTCAGCAACTGCAATGGTCTGGAACTACCATGATGAAGATAAACAAGGCGCTGCGGAGCCAGTAAATGTAACATTCAGGGGCGTGCCGGCGAAGCTGGTCTCCACTAAAACTTATCTCATTGACAATGCGCATAGTAATTCCTATGAGGTATGGAAAAAGATGGGCTCACCACAGCATCCAACTAAAAAGCAGATCACAATACTGGAGAAAGCCGGCATGTTGCAATGTGTGCAGCAGCAGCAGCAGGCCATTAACAATGGCGAACTAAAGCTCACCCTCCATTTACAGCGACAGGCAGTAGCTTTGGTAATATTGAACTGGTAGTAATGCGCTGTTTAAGCCGGTGTAATAATAGCGGTATAACATGCGAACACCGGTACGACATGAGATGTTCGCATGCTATTTTACTGTATGGATGGGGGAGGTGTATGAATACCCCATTTTTCATTAGGCATATTCCCCATTCTCATCAGCAGTTTTCCTCCTTTCATCAGTTCGTCGCGGTATAGCCATGCGTTATCAAGCGGCTTACCATTAAAGCTGGCCGATTGTACGTAGATGTTTTGCTTACTATTATTTTCCGTAATGATGACGAGTGTATTGCCGTTACCCAGTTTGATGTCTGCCCGGTCAAACAGTGGGCTTCCCAGTTGGATAACAGGCCGCAGGTCGGTCAGCCCTTTCACATCGAACAGTCCCAGGGATGCCATCACATACCAGGAACCCAGTTGTCCCTGATCTTCATCCTGTCCGTAGCCATACCCATGGATGCTTTCTGTTCCATAAAATTCATCACAGATAGCCCGTGTCCATTTCTGCGTAAGCCAGGGTTTACCAGAATAGTTAAACAGCCAGCTCACATGCAGATTGGGCTGGTTGCCATGATTGTAACTGGCCTTTATACCTGCAAATGCATCGATCGTTTTTCCTCCTCCGAAACTGTTTTGCTGAGCTGTGCGGAAGATATCGTCCAGTCTAGCGTTAAATTCATCTTTGCCAATAGCTGCGATAAGACCCGCAGGATGTTGCGGTACATAAAAGGTGTACTGAATGGCATTACCCTCCTGAAATCCACGCCAGGGCTCCAGTGGATCAAAATTGCTGATAAATTCACCAGTGGCCGTTTTGGGCTGTATCAGTTTTGAAGCAGGATTGAAAAGCAGTTTCCATCCATTAGACCTGCTGATGAAATAATCATAGTCAGCCTGCTTGCCCATGGCTTTTGCCATTTGCGCTGCTGCGAATGCACTATAGCTATATTCCAGGGTGTGTGATGCTGAAAACCTGGAACCTGTGGAATCAGTTCTATCCTCTTCAAGAAAAGGAGCGTAACCATATTTATTAAAAGCGGATACGTCCAGTTTACCGGAGCCTACGGGTCTGTTTGTTCCATCTGTTTCGTTTGCCCTGATGGCCTTGTATGCCAGGAGTGTATCGTAATCACGGATGCCACACTGGTAGGCTGCGGCAATTGCCAGTCCTACAAAGTTGGTCCCCACGCCGGAGGTGAAATGTCCATTGGAGACACCGTCGGCAAACCAGCCCTTTTTCTGATAGACATCCATTTGTGAACGGACATAGTCGTTGTAGTGCTCAGGATATGCCAGTGCCCAAAGCTGCGTCAGGTTCCAGAACGCTCCCCAGATTGCGTCAGTATTATAAAGGTTTGTCTGCCCCACATCGTTGATAATGCCACGGCCCAGGAGTGCATGATATAGTCCGGTGTAAAATTTGGTCTTATCCTGTATATTAGTGCCGGTTACCGCGAGTTTCCCCAGCTCCCGTTGCCAGATCTGCTGCGCACGTTTTTTCGCCTGGCTGAAATCGAGTTTGGTTGCTTCTGCTTCAAAGTTCATTTTAGCATTTAGTGTTGACGTATAGGATAGTCCGATCTTTAATTCTACAGTCTCCTGACTTGTTGTAGCAAATTCAAGGAACAGACCAGCTCCTTTGCCCTTTATCTCCCGGGTGTCCTCTTTTACTTCATGATTATTGAACGCGCCTACCGTCTGAGGTTTCTTACTGATCTCGCCATAGAAATACATATTGATCCTGCCCTGTGGGTCATACTTTTGAATATAGGCTGGGTAGGTGGTGACAAATCCCTCAAAGTGTGTGGCATCAGTCATACGGACGCCTGCATCGATCACTTCACCACTTTCTCCCTGTTTATTGCCAATATCGAGTATGATCCTGGCATCCTGACTGGCAGGAAAGGTGTACCGGTGAAATCCTACACGCTCAGTAGCGGTAAGTTCAGCAGTGATATTATAGTCATCAAGTTTTACCTTGTAATAGCCTGGCTGAGCCACTTCATTCCCGTGGTCAAACAGCGAACGATACCCGTTTTTTACTCCTTTTTCAGCATCTTCCAGCTGTCCGGGAATCAGTATTCTTTTACCAGTTGCCGGCATGACGACGATACCACCAACCTGCCATTCATGGAAATGAGCGAATCCTTCGATTGACCGGTGTCTTGTGTCATAACCGACTGCTTCCCACCCACTGGGATTGCCATAATGCCCGTTCGTGGAAGGGGCCAGTTTGGCCATGCCGTGTGGCAATGCGGCTGGAGTGTAGAAGAACCACCGGCTATGCGCGGTGCCTATACCCGGATCTGCATATCGTAGCAGGTTTTCCTTCTGGGCCGCACAGGAAAAAAGAAATGCTGTTATGACTAGGAGGTATATATGTCTGTACATTGGCTGTTGTTATGTATGTACAAACATAAGATTTTAAGTATAGAATGTCAAGGTGAAATAATTTTTCCCAATAAGTGCTGGTAACCTGACCACCATTGCAGCAATGTCTCCGGATGGCACTAATACCACTAATTATATCTCTTACGACAATAAGATCAACATGCATCAGACCAATGCTATCTGGCAGTTAATAGACAGGGATTATAGCGTTAATAATCCATTTACCGCAGTTTCTTATAACTCCTCAGGGCTGCCGACAATTATAGGTGGCGAGTCAAGTTCGGGGAGATTCCTGGATTATAATTTCACAGGCCAGCTCGAAATATTCTATGACTGTCGTGGCGTTGGCCATTGGTAGCATTTAATGTTTAAATGATGATCTGAAGAATGCGTTGAAAGACTTCCAGTGTTCTGTTACCCTAAGATCCTAACAATTCTTACGCATACAGGAACGGGGCATCAGGTACCTGGCGATGAACAGATCGATCTGGCATGTGAGGCGCTGCATCATGCAGCCGATAGGGTATACAGGCCGATGCACGGAGATGATGTGCAGCTACTACTGGAGAAACATTGTCTGTGCAAAGGACTGTAAGTTTATCCTTAACTATCAATAAAAGCGGAATGCCTGGTTAATACGCTGCACCTGCTAACAATTAAAGCACATCTTCTCATGGAAATCAGGAAGATGTGCTTTTTCATTATGCGATATTGTAACTGGCGATGTCATCACTGCGCTGCCAATTTCCGGAGAAAGATCAGGTAGTCTTTCGCACTTTGTTCGATCCGTTCTTCTGTTGCATGGTGTTCTGCTCCATAGAACGCAAAGAGCGGCCGGTAATCGGCCTTCACATAGTCAAAAGTGAGCTCAAATGGTGTTGTTAGTTGTTGAAGGGTATATTTATACCTGGCTCCCTGATTGTAATCCTCCTCATCAACGCCAGCTGAAATAGCCAGCGCAATTTTTTTGTGTTGCAGCTTATAGCCGCTCTTGCTACCATAAGCCCATCCGTAGGTGAGTACCTCATCCAGCCATGTTTTAAATAAGGGCGGGCAATTAAACCAATAGAATGGAAACTGGAAGATGATGTTGTCATGTGCTGATAATAATGCCTGTTCCCGCTCAATATCTATTCTTCCGTCCGGATAACTGGCATGCAGATCGTGTACAGTGTATAATTCTTTTTGATCACGTAAAACTTCTATCCATCTTTTGTTCACCTTTGAGCCCGCCAGATCCGGGTGTATCACTAT
The DNA window shown above is from Chitinophaga agri and carries:
- a CDS encoding GH39 family glycosyl hydrolase; the protein is MKNILLTGICIVLSQALTAQVSPSSFKNNQTAYVDINLEQTVGPMKPVWAWFGYDEPNYTYMKDGKKLLSEIAKLSPVPVYVRTHSLLVTGDGIAALKWGSTNVYTEDGDGKPVYNWTIMDSIFDSYISRGMKPLAQIGFMPQALSTHPEPYRHYWKPGDPYTDIITGWAYPPKDYDKWRELVYQWAKHAIERYGKEEVASWYWEVWNEPNGHYWKGSQEEFFKLYDYAADGLKKALPTARIGGINIAGTSGRTATEWTTKFIEHCISGTNYATGETGSPLEAVLFHAKGSPRLIKGTVRMNMAPQLRDIAAGFRIAASYPQTRHLPLIIGESDPEGCAACGMATNPENAYRNGTLYSSYTAASFARKYLLADQYAINFLGAVSWSFEFENQPWFYGFRDLATNGVDKPVLNVFRMFGMMSGERVAVSANRMYPLQTVLDSSIRGEQTEIGALAAKAPGSATAMVWNYHDEDKQGAAEPVNVTFRGVPAKLVSTKTYLIDNAHSNSYEVWKKMGSPQHPTKKQITILEKAGMLQCVQQQQQAINNGELKLTLHLQRQAVALVILNW
- a CDS encoding GH92 family glycosyl hydrolase; protein product: MYRHIYLLVITAFLFSCAAQKENLLRYADPGIGTAHSRWFFYTPAALPHGMAKLAPSTNGHYGNPSGWEAVGYDTRHRSIEGFAHFHEWQVGGIVVMPATGKRILIPGQLEDAEKGVKNGYRSLFDHGNEVAQPGYYKVKLDDYNITAELTATERVGFHRYTFPASQDARIILDIGNKQGESGEVIDAGVRMTDATHFEGFVTTYPAYIQKYDPQGRINMYFYGEISKKPQTVGAFNNHEVKEDTREIKGKGAGLFLEFATTSQETVELKIGLSYTSTLNAKMNFEAEATKLDFSQAKKRAQQIWQRELGKLAVTGTNIQDKTKFYTGLYHALLGRGIINDVGQTNLYNTDAIWGAFWNLTQLWALAYPEHYNDYVRSQMDVYQKKGWFADGVSNGHFTSGVGTNFVGLAIAAAYQCGIRDYDTLLAYKAIRANETDGTNRPVGSGKLDVSAFNKYGYAPFLEEDRTDSTGSRFSASHTLEYSYSAFAAAQMAKAMGKQADYDYFISRSNGWKLLFNPASKLIQPKTATGEFISNFDPLEPWRGFQEGNAIQYTFYVPQHPAGLIAAIGKDEFNARLDDIFRTAQQNSFGGGKTIDAFAGIKASYNHGNQPNLHVSWLFNYSGKPWLTQKWTRAICDEFYGTESIHGYGYGQDEDQGQLGSWYVMASLGLFDVKGLTDLRPVIQLGSPLFDRADIKLGNGNTLVIITENNSKQNIYVQSASFNGKPLDNAWLYRDELMKGGKLLMRMGNMPNEKWGIHTPPPSIQ
- a CDS encoding NAD(P)H-dependent oxidoreductase — translated: MNKTLVIVIHPDLAGSKVNKRWIEVLRDQKELYTVHDLHASYPDGRIDIEREQALLSAHDNIIFQFPFYWFNCPPLFKTWLDEVLTYGWAYGSKSGYKLQHKKIALAISAGVDEEDYNQGARYKYTLQQLTTPFELTFDYVKADYRPLFAFYGAEHHATEERIEQSAKDYLIFLRKLAAQ